CGCTGCCACGCGCGCacgtcggcggcggcgcgcggatgGAAGCCTGTCGGGTACGGGACGCCGACGTCCATGGGATCCTGCCGGTCGCTCTCGATGACGAGGCGGGTGACATTGCCCATTCCGGGCATGAGCACGAAGTTGGAGCCCCACGCGTCGTCGCTATACCGGCGGAAGTCCCACGTGATGCGCCCGAGCGTCATGAAGTGGTCCCACccgccggacttctggaaggaggTCTGGTTCGTGAGCCACCGGAGGAGCCGCGTGCCGGCGCGGTCGCGGTCCGCGACGGTGGCGTTGAGACCCCACAGGTGACTGCCCACGTCTAGGCCGGCGTAGAACGGCACGTAGAACACGGTGGCGAGCGACGGGTCGGTGGTGCGGCACCGGTGGGCAAGGATGCGGCGGTGGATGATGATCTCTACAGGGAACTGGTCGGTGTTGTACCAGTTGGGCAGCGACGCGTTCGGCACCACGCCAGAGAAGGCCGGCACCGTGGCGCACGGACGGCCCAGGCCACCGTTGGATAGGTACGGGCAGAAGGAGTACCACGGCCAGAGACGTTTGCAGTCGCCGACGAGTTCGTGGTTGAACTCCGGCGGTAGGTCGTAGACGTAGATCAAGCCGGCCTTGCACGCGCCGGCTTCGACCGGGCCGTTGGCCCAGGTGCTGTTGCAGCGTCCCGGGGCCGGGAGGAACCGTGTGCTGGGGAATTTCAGCAGGGACTTGAAGAGCACAAGCTGTAGGGCTAGGAAAGCAAGGAGCACCACGGCGGCTCGCAGCAACACCGACGCCGCGGAAGGCGTGGCGGCGTTGACTGGAGATCCAGGCGGCGAGGGGGGCTTGGCCGGGGATGTCGGTGACTCCGGCATTGGGAGCACGCCGAGGAAGTGGGAAGGGTCACTGGTTCATGCCAGAGTTGGACTGTGCTTAGGAGATTTAAGGTATAGGTTCTCTCCTGAGGGACGCAGGAAAAAGTTTGGTTGGCACGTGGAGCGGTGGATGCAGGGTGAGCTGCTACGCCATTCCCGTAGATCCAAAGCAACGTATCAGATCAGGTTGTGAAGATGATACGGAGAAGGAGGAGCCAAAATGAGCAAGCCGGAAAGAAGCTTTTGACGCTCCATTAGATAGGAAGATCTAAAAATAATAATCAGCTGGTAGTGTCGTGGTGGCACTGCTGGCTATTGCATATTTTGATGTTTGAAAACACAGAGCTAGGTTCTATGGACAGCTAATGCGTGTGGCTAATTAACTGGGGCGACATGCACACGGGAGTTTGGGCAAGGCTAGGAAGATCGGTGGGACACCGTGGGATGATATCTAGGTTTGCAAGGGTTTTGTAGTAGCACACTAGTACTAAATAATGTCGTGAATCACTACTGCTTgatatgtaagagcatctctacaAGATCCCTAAATCGGGCCAAAAATTGTAGTAAATATCTAGCGTGTTTATAATTTCAGCGCGGTTTCAGACGTTGAGCAGGTTCTGTAAAAGTTTGTGGACCTATAAATGTTTTAGGGGCCACCAAAAACGCGAACCTCCGACCTTAACATATCCTGAGAGTAACAAGCCAAAAAAACTGGTTTGATTTCCCACCTCTCCTCCGGCGCTGCCGTCCGTACAACCGCCTCTAGCCATCGATTCCTTGTGGCTCAGACAAATTCGTGCACTGTTGTTCGAAGATCCCACCACTTAGCTCCAATTCTAGCCAAGGCTTTGCTAATTTCCGACGAGTTGCCTCGATACTGATTGATTCCGGCAAGCTCCGGTGAGGCAGACCACCACACGTGGGCAGGGTCACCGGCGTGGCGAAGCTCACATAGCGGCAGGCGGGGCGGGGGAGGAGCTCGCCTGGGCGGGAAAGAGTTCGCCCGGGTGGGCAACCAGAGTTTGCTGGGGAAGAAGAGAGGAAATTCGAGAGAGAAAAGGAAATGCTTTTTTTTTTAAGTCTACAACCCGGTTTTACAAGATCTGATCGACGGCAGTTTGCGCGAGTGTAGATTTTACCCTTTTCACGCCATGTACTCACGTTTTTGCAGGCCACGACTTACAGACAGAATCCGCTAGAGATGCTCAAGAGTGCAAGTAGAGTAGTCTCTTAGAACAAAAAAAATATTATATCACAATATACCAGAACAGCAAGGAACCTCTGATTTAGTTATTTGTAATCCATGCATCTTAGGTAATTGATTGATGGCCTCGCAATGAAGGCATATTACACTGTTATCTAAGGGCATGCCtagcggcccgacgcatttcgAGCTTAAAATATATTCGCTTTGATCTATTTATGTTGGGAAGCGGACACAAAGCCGTTTGCCGCCGCGCATCTTGTCCCTTTGGGTCGGGGCCAACCCAGCGGCCCAATGAAGAGAAAAGGTATTTTATTCTCATTGATAGAAAACATAATTTATATAGATAAAAAGGAATTAAAACATTGAAAATAACAGGCCAAGACCCAGGCCTATTCTACTGGTTGTCACCATAGTTCGTGAGGTCCACGGTCTTCGACTGATGGGTTCGATGCATGGAAAATAAAATATTCTATCGTAAAGACGAATAAATCTAAGATCCAATCTATGAAAAAACTAAGATCTAATATATGAGCtcggagcaacgagatagatgagaactaaccctcgtagatccaaagccttaacgagatcagatctcgtggttgatgtagacgatcgttccggtgctgcaatccgacaACACTTCCGTACTCGGCCGCACGTACGGTGTCAATGAAGTCCAtccttgtaatgtcccaggtttagagacgatcgaggggtagaaagGTATGTGCATTGgatcgtaaaatctggggaatttcgcGCTTTTATAAAAACTTGCATCTtaggggggacaagtttctctctcgacaccatataggattagggtttcgagagtgcgataaacttggaccTATCTGAACTCAACTAGGGTTTTCAAGAAGAGAGGGGAACAATCTACCtctcaacttaagttgcatgtttgaattcaaataagaTAGGTTTGAagttcaaattcaaactcaaataggTATATTATAATTCAATTAATAGATAATTCATTAAACAAGTGAATACCCAAGAATATAAGAGAATAGAACTTATAttaaaagctcattagggaaaacttgagctttattgattaacacacaagatacattgtcaattTACATTATCCAAATTGAAttataaatattacaacacattacagaaattaaataaataataaataaaatgaaaattacaaaggTATGCAAATGGCTAAACTACTAACTAAATTCTTCAAGAATTTTTGATCAACACTTGATGAAGAGTTTCTTGAGCATCCATATGATCCGTGCAAGCAAAACATCAAAAAGGAACAAACATAATGCCAAGTGGCAATATCACTTGGCAGGTTAGTGTAAAAAAAGATGGAATAGAGAGGATAATCTCAACACTGCCGGGGAAACCAAGCCaaggaccaagtcccaacctgtGAAGCACACAGGTAGCTCACAGGGTGTgctgcatgctcaacagcacacacagaccaggggagagtcaccaaagtgacctggtggagctgtcgaccaagGAAGCAAGGTAAAGggggtataaaaccttttcatagcccaaaccctagctgttcatcgacaacatctccaaagggtaagaacacaagaacaggaaggaCACAGAACCACCACAAAACCTTCAGAAACAGTTCAGTTTCACCAAAACTGATCACTGTGCTCAAGccaccatggagtagatcaagcaccaGCTAGCAAGGAGGAGCAGTGCAAgcacagaaaccatccagaagcaaaacctctacaccaacaccaatttctaggagctggagtgaggtatatcatgatcatgaacaaaccagatggttttgttcactaTTTGCACAACCATGATCACACAGACACACAGAAAGGGTAGGAAACCCTGgttgtatcatcacttggttgcaaaaccatttggtgccagCGAACAAAAGAAAGGCTAGCAAGAAAacaaccaagggaacactggttgtgtcaacacagtgacacaaccaaagaaatccagcaaggattTAATCCTATTTAGCCACCCAAAGTCACCAAGCACCTAACAGTTTAGCTACACCATCAGGATGGCAGAAATATAAGTTTTCTGCAAgcatttgtcaacatcaaaggctTCTGGCAATCAAATATGATCATCCAGTAAGAAATTATCCATAAACAATAAGCCACCTGAGGTGGGAGCTACCAAAACAACAAGGAATTGCTATTGAGGTCACCTCGACCACAAAACCTTCCAAGCCGTGCACACAGATCATTACCCAGAGGGTTCAGAGTGAGCTGGGGTTCCCAAccaatggttggcatccctctagcttcaaTTTATCAAGCAATAGGATCATCACTGACAAGCAATTCACCTCATTTATCCAGCTAATTAAACAaggctacacagataaatgagacATATAAATAAACAGTGCACAACCACTTTTAAATGATCCAgaagatcactgcaagcatcatcaGATGCTTAATCAAATAAAAGTATGCACCAGCACAGGCcagtgtgtcacacagacacaaggAGGAGCATCAGTGAGTCACAAATCATAAGACATCAACCATCTCCAAGcatctgatgatcatatgatcatcagggcttggCAGGGCATGCAAGAGCGTGCTAGAACCAAGTCTAGCACTAATCCATGCACCATATATACTAAATAGCCACAGCTCATGATTAATttcatcacagataatcaaataaatcatatgtaattgtatccagaagcacaacatcaagggatggagctgtctAGCCAACAGCTATGCTCAATAGAGCATTTCCATGATTAACAACTCAATAAGCAACATACCAGGGGCACTGGTTCTTGCAGATTGCAAGGAGTAccacagtaatcaagccaggggccaAGAAGATGAACACACATGTTAGCCTAGCAGCCGTAGCAATAGAAGGAACAACCtggtaggccatgagcatcataGGATGCTCATGGGCATGTATACATGAGCTACAACAACAATAATGGCAAATACACAAGCATGAGCCAGAGAGAGGAGAGCACCAGTACAAGCACAACACTAGAGCTAGGTTATGGCACAtagagcagcagcagctagcacaccATGTCAGCAATAGAGGTAGCACGACACAGAGCACATAGGcgcaggagcagcagcaacacAACAACCTGGACGCCAAGGCATCCAGTGGAGGAGGAGAAAGAACAGACAATagagagagagtggagcacatACCAGGGCGAGCAGACAGcagtcgcggccatggcggccacggcggcacacgctggGCGCACAGCAAcgccaggccaggccaagccaCGCCTTGAACAGTGCCGCAGCACCCAGCACCACTACGGCGGGGCTCACGGCGGCGCCGTAGCGCCAGGAACGCCAGCGAGCGGCGAGATCgccgcggatcccgtaaccctagccatagAGAGGGGGTCGGGGACGAGCGGGAGCCACGCCAGCTCCAGATATACGCGGAGGAGCATGACCGGCATCGTGGGGCGgatcgattgcgccccatggctaGAGCCAAGACCGCCGGAATCCACCGGAATCGgctggcgacggcggaggcgacgcgggtCGCCAGAGAGAGAGGGGATTACGGTTCATCGAGTCGACACGGTGAAGAGGTAGAGTGAGCGATCGCACGGGTTGGTTGGACCCGAGTGGGTCAAACCCAACCCGTGGGGCTCCACTGATAGGTGGGCCCAGGGACAATTCCTTCTTTTCAAAAAATTCCCAATTAATTAAATCTTTCCATGAATTTTAGAAAATAAATGTAACTctaaaaaaatatgaaaaccactcatcataaaattctctatcataataaaatatgaaaaggaaTTTTGGAGACAAATGAGACTAAGTCATAATTTGATGAATATTGTAATCACTAAAAATCACACCtcatatttttaatgataaataagtccataaattcttttggactttaaaaacaccttgacaacatttcaaggtggtattttaccctaaacaaagtatccctaaatcattcttagtaaacacctcttacatgaaataataaagcgtcgggaaggggggaacaaaccctaaaagctgaatcatgcataattacttctttaaccattgcccttattggacaatgatgctatctttcaacaatagaggacaagggtcagtccacaccatcgaactgcaacactttgtagtcttcaggcaagttcatcgcttgctcatgtcatttgagtatttttatcaaattacttgcaaatactatgttatcactcttgcataaaaagcaaaaccactattttcataactatgaatatgactatgtggttggcaatggaaccatggaatgtgttgacatggtggaggttccattgcaatgggtttatatccatctaggtttAAAACaataaatgtcgtccagtgattcttgtgctgtaaaactcgtgttaaccataagatgtaaagtgggacggagtagtcaattgtatttccacctctcgtacatcaacatatgcgcttaccgtagacacttgatccCGAGGgataagcggtggggtggggatcccattctaattccccacggtaatgcggtctatgatgggttgcatctaccggcgaaggagtttatggtagttaGCCcagaactgtcgtcgtggtcgggggccatccttaattggtataaatacaccggcgtggacccagggtcagggattgcaaagggtgggtgtgcgaggtagcggaggaatatgattggctaagaccttataccaggcctcacaccaaaggaagtgtggacggtaaAGCTGCCCGGTTGACACCATGGTTAagctctcttatgggtaaagcaacacacctctgcagagtgtaatgaatcgtgacctgtcactccctgttccgggtttggaactgcgaacgctgctggaaaggaactccatgaagttctagtaaaccggtgaaggctgacggacatagttcttctaaataaaagcaacctcttgaagaaattatTGTCaaaactgatgtctacgttccccctcctttcctgtagacagtgttggcctccaagagcagaggtttgtagaacagcagcaagttttcccttaagtggatcacccaaggtttatcaaactcagggaggaagaggtcaaagatatccctctcatgcaaccctgcaaccacaaagcaagaagtctcttgtgtccccaacacacctaataggtgcactagttcggcgaagagatagtgaaatacaggtggtataaataagtatgagcagtagcaacggtgccagaaagtagcttgctggcgtgtagttgatggtggtagtattgcagcagtagtaacgcagtaaaacagtaaacaagcagtagtaactcagcagtatttaggaacaaggcctagggattacactttcactagtggacactctcaacattgatcacataacaggatagataaatgcatactctacacttttgttggatgatgaacacattgcgtaggattacacgaaccctcaatgccggagttaacaagctccacaataatgctcatattttagtaacctttagtgtaagatagatcaaaagactaaaccaagtactagcatagcatgcacactgtcaccttcatgcatatgtaggaggaatagatcacatcaatattatcatagcaataattaacttcataatctacaagagatcatgatcatagcataaaccaagtactaacacggtgcacacactgtcacctttacacacgtgcaggaggaatagaactactttaataactttgctagagtagcacatagatagtagtgatacaaaactcatatgaatctcaatcatgtaaagcagctcatgagattattgtattgaggtacataggagagagattaaccacatagctaccggtacagccccgagcctcgatggagaactactccct
This region of Lolium perenne isolate Kyuss_39 chromosome 2, Kyuss_2.0, whole genome shotgun sequence genomic DNA includes:
- the LOC127336419 gene encoding xyloglucan galactosyltransferase XLT2-like, producing MPESPTSPAKPPSPPGSPVNAATPSAASVLLRAAVVLLAFLALQLVLFKSLLKFPSTRFLPAPGRCNSTWANGPVEAGACKAGLIYVYDLPPEFNHELVGDCKRLWPWYSFCPYLSNGGLGRPCATVPAFSGVVPNASLPNWYNTDQFPVEIIIHRRILAHRCRTTDPSLATVFYVPFYAGLDVGSHLWGLNATVADRDRAGTRLLRWLTNQTSFQKSGGWDHFMTLGRITWDFRRYSDDAWGSNFVLMPGMGNVTRLVIESDRQDPMDVGVPYPTGFHPRAAADVRAWQRHVLSRNRTNLFGFAGAPRYGFRNDFRDVLLDECEDAGHAYCRSVDCRGQRCNNDTAALTKLFLDSKFCLQPRGDSYTRRSLFDCMVAGAVPVLFWRRTAYDQYRWFLPAGQRGKEGEWSVFMDRRALSVGNVSVLDFLQGFSEQRVRRMRERVVEMIPRLVYSSSPHGLGDGMADAFEVALDGVFKRFRRRRWSIEREGPPSGTSVAVRVNGTSLAPPTSNGRNRSVIRRRRRRHVSRDRSRRVVSSHIRSVISQGPASGRQNVQTS